TTGGAGATCGATGGTAGCCAATGTTACTCAGTATATGTTAAAGAACATAGAAAAGCATTTTAAGGAACTTTGTCGATCCTTCTAATCTATTCTATTCTCCCCTGAAGGTTCTCATCTCCCCTCTTATTGGCAAATGGAGAACCATACATACCCTGACTATGTTCTCCTGCTGGAGGGGTTAAAGGTCACTCAAGATTCCTCCTACCCTGCCTTCATTGCTTTCCTCCTTATCTACATCTTCGCAATCATGGCCAATTTTGGCCTCATAGTACTGATCTCCCTGGAGAGAAACCTACACCAGCCCATGTATTTCCTCTTCTGCAACCTGCATCTTAATGACATAGTTGGGGCTACGGTGGTGATGCCTCGTCTTTTATTGGACATTTTGACCACTGCTCCTGAGCGCTATATCACATATATAGACTGTGTCATTCAGGCATTCTGTAGTCATGTTTATGCTACGACTTCACATACCATTTTAATGATAATGGCCTTTGACAGGTATGTGGCCATCTGCAACCCACTGAGATACACCACCATCatgaacaacaaaatggtgatcaagttgtctgtgtctgcctgggGCGTGGCCATATTCTTGGTGGGGATTCTTCTGGGGCTCACCATTCGTCTGTCACGATGTAGGTTGAGCATATTTAACCCATACTGCGACAATGCCTCCTTATTCAAGCTCTCCTGCGAGAGTGTGctcataaataacatttatggcttaacgtttactgttgtgttgtttgtcACGTCCATGGGAAGTATCAGTCTCACCTATCTGTTGATCGCCATTGTGTGTCTTCGTAGCAAAAGCAGTACTTTGAACAGCAAGGCCTTGATAACCTGCAGCACACACTTACTGGTTTACCTCATTCTGCTGGGATGTGGGTTCACCATTATCATCCTCCACCGCTTCCCAGCATATGCAGACTTACGTAAACTGTGTAGTGTGCTGGGTAGTGTGGTCCCTACCTGTGTCAACCCTATCATATATGGTTTACAAACTAAAGAGATTAAACACATGATATTTACAGTGTTTCACAGGGCCAATGTGGCCGCCTCATGATGATGTGTTACATCTCAAGTTCAGCACATGCACCAAACCCTTAGACCGGAAGTCATTCATTGTCAGTGGAGGATTACAGAACTCTATGTTGGGAATGTTACTCTGGTGTAAGTTTCATTTTTTGGCGCTGCGTGCTTTCAATATTTTTAACtttgtttttacaatttctGGCCAAATGAGGTGCAACAATCAGTTAATAAAATACACATACAGATTACGGCTTGTTAATTGAAAAACCCAATTCAGCAATTATGATATTTCAAGTAAGACCtaatattaaatattgagaTATTTAAAGTAGCCAGCACATAGATTCCAGTGAATTACATGTGTGGCAAATACGTAAAatgcagaaaaaaagaatgacagGATAATAACATGTATTGTACATACTTTGATGAGAACTGCAATATGAGGCATTCATTGAACATGACTATGGTGTCTCCTCAGCTATCACTTGAGGGATCCGAGTTCTGATGAAGTGAGGCATATTGTTGGTAGAGAGCCCttatttcattgtgcttttagtacaggaaaatgttttacttattcCTTCAGCAGAGCAAATCAGAAGACCTAACAAATTGACATTTATctttaataatttattcattaaaTTTTTACATGCAAACCATCATATAAGagcatttcttcttttttacaATCCAGTTTACtatccagttttttttttatgtaaacttCTTATTTTCATTTGGGATGCTTAGaaggaatttaaaaaaaataaaaaaataaaaaaatcagtgAATACACTTTTATATATGTGtgatattttctttatatttagaAATTAAGAACAACATAAACCACCTAACAATTGCTCAATACCTTAACTTTGGGGTTAATCAAAACAAAGATaattacatacagctccggaaaaatttaagagaccactgcacatttttctttcctttacaaaaaagtcaaaaaggaaacttttaagtgaggaacataagcattcaatttgcagtggtcttttaattttaacccttctgttcctcactcaaaaccttccttttcaacttttttgaaaagaaaaaggtgcagaggtctcttaattttttccagagctgtatgtcatACAATTCCATTAATACTTTGTTTTTCCTATTAAATCATTAATTCACAACATGTGTAAAGCTGGataaataaagatgaagttGTTCTGCTTTCCGAACAGTCAATCATAGATGTGGTAAAGAGGTCAATGGAATACAAGTAATGGGGATAGAAGGACACCATCTAATAGTAGTAGACAGTCACAGGCACAGAAAGTGGATACTCAAGTCAGATTTAGATAAGTTATGCCTTAATTGCTGCATTACATTTAGAAGTTGCCTTTTTCAGATTTAGAATAAGTGACTGCTATGGCTTGGACTATTGTGTTAAGTGCTTTTTGGTCAGTACGTTGGACGAGTAGCTTGCACCAAGGTcattttgttgatatttttgttgcTTGCTggtgttgtaaaaagggctttaaacaatacatttaattttacaaTTTGACTTATAGATTAATGTGTTTTGTGCCACGACATTATGTTGAGTGTTTTGCAGCCCTGTGgcaaaatgtctgtgtgtgggcagAATGCTCTCTTGATGGCATCTCTCAGCTCCTTGTTCCTCAGGCTGTAGATCATCGGGTTCAGGAACGGAGTCAGAACTGAGTACAGAACCGACACAATGATACGCACCtgcaacaataaaacaacaataatataCAGAGCACACAATGGAACAATATTGACCTGCCCCCCCCACAAATTTTTAGTAATCACAAAGTTACACATCATAATTTTTTATCACATTTCTTACTGTTATTTTTACAAGGTACAGTTAGTATGCTCagaacacattcatatttgCAACAATGAGCTGGGAGCAATTTGGGTTAAAAATTGTACTCAGTAAATCAGTAGATTACCATTAGATTACCATGCTGCTttaataatatacagctccagaaaatattaagagaccactgcacttttttccctttcctttcgaaaaattttgaaaaggaaggttttgagtgaagaacagaagcgttcaatttgcagtggtctcttaattttaacccttctgttgcgcactcaaaatcttccttttcgactttttggaaaggaaagaaaaaaggtgcagtggcctcttaattttttccggagctgtttcattaatatttagGAGTCTTGCCTTTTCATTTCCAATGTGTGCTAAGCTAATTTATTCATACTTTACAAAGTTAATAAGATGGATATTTTTGCAATTCGAGTTGGCATTTGAAAACCAACGGGTGTAAATTAAACCTAAAGAAAAGTAGAATGAATGTCCTTTCATACTACGTGGAAAACaatagaaaatgcatttctaaaGTGCCAAATATTTCTAAAGTGGTTGTTCTGACCAGTAGGCTACTTTGGCTCTATATTTTTTCCATGCTTTTGTTAGTCATCCTTCCCCTTTACTGGAAAACCAATGGACCTTCTGAGTTCAAAAGAATCCACTGAATGCACTGAGTGTAACAATTAGATTGAAGCCCAAAATGGTTTGgctgttgtatttgttttcaaagatgACAAATTCAggatgtcatttattttatgtaagCACAGCCAAAGACCCAAAACACCAACCATCAGCCTAGACCCCTGCTTTTCACTTGGTTTCTAAATCACATAC
This genomic window from Esox lucius isolate fEsoLuc1 chromosome 7, fEsoLuc1.pri, whole genome shotgun sequence contains:
- the LOC109615920 gene encoding olfactory receptor 8U9-like, with protein sequence MENHTYPDYVLLLEGLKVTQDSSYPAFIAFLLIYIFAIMANFGLIVLISLERNLHQPMYFLFCNLHLNDIVGATVVMPRLLLDILTTAPERYITYIDCVIQAFCSHVYATTSHTILMIMAFDRYVAICNPLRYTTIMNNKMVIKLSVSAWGVAIFLVGILLGLTIRLSRCRLSIFNPYCDNASLFKLSCESVLINNIYGLTFTVVLFVTSMGSISLTYLLIAIVCLRSKSSTLNSKALITCSTHLLVYLILLGCGFTIIILHRFPAYADLRKLCSVLGSVVPTCVNPIIYGLQTKEIKHMIFTVFHRANVAAS